From Oryzias latipes chromosome 18, ASM223467v1:
tcGATCTGTAAATCCTGCTAGCGATGGTCAACAAACCTCTAACTTCCagctgtaaatgtgttttttcagatGTCAAACCTTAGAGATGGATGTCACTGACCTTCTGTTGAATTctctctctgctcctctgtggttttttGTCTGATGATCGTTACGTTTCCATCGAGTTTAATCAATTTTGGTATCTCCACAGAAATGTTACAGGTGTAATTGTCAGAACTCTGACTTGTGAAGTTcgaaaaggtaaaaataaaacatgtttggttttctttagcAGTAATCACACGTTGATccatttttattccatttttgaGCCAAAACACTCTTCCTCTTTGAAACGtctctgcaaagcagcagctgatgTTCACCGTCTCTCCCTTAATCACTTCAGTGTCTGCAGTTTGTGTGACTTTGTGTGAATTTGATGAAAAACCTGCAAACAGACACAATGGATACTCATGAGGtttgaacacaaacacatgtgatgtcagaaACACCAGCAGTCAAAACTCAagcaaaaacagacttttagtGACACTAAGAAGAAACAAGTTAAAACCAAAAACTATTTAGTTTAAATTATACTTACTCATggagaaacaaacaacaaaatggaGGCTCATCAGTATCCACTTCATCTTTCCTCTTTGATTCATCAGGCAAGACTGACACTCATCTTCTTAGTTTTAGTCCCGCCCCCTTACAACCAGAGTGActttcctctccttcactcAGTCACAAACTGTGTTTACGTTCTTTCTTCACAGCATGAAGCCAGGCAGCACAGAGGCGCTCTGACCTTTAAGTGCAGCATTTTCTTTACGATAAAAGGAAGTGGTGTTCCACAGGGTCCTTCACGCTGCGCTGGTGTTTCCACTGAACATAGTTCTCTTCTGTCTATCAATTGCTCACTTTAAGGGTTGCTGCCATCCAACGGTCTCCTCTACACCATGAGGGTAAAAAACGGATctataaaatgcagttttttgtttgttt
This genomic window contains:
- the LOC105356478 gene encoding uncharacterized protein LOC105356478, with product MNQRGKMKWILMSLHFVVCFSMSFSSNSHKVTQTADTEVIKGETVNISCCFAETFQRGRVFWLKNGIKMDQRVITAKENQTCFIFTFSNFTSQSSDNYTCNISVEIPKLIKLDGNVTIIRQKTTEEQRENSTEDDVESPERNLTIPVTAALAVASPLILITTVCFCWLQKSKGKTAEPIYEVPHGDSEGTEMDKHSTSSSRGSSQWCQVPLYESLAYFEQGENK